The following proteins are co-located in the Pedobacter sp. FW305-3-2-15-E-R2A2 genome:
- a CDS encoding prohibitin family protein, protein MFLIILGLLITTISFIIAKTDQQIAKFSKLIRIAGIVLTLLGAALSMFKVVDAGQVGVKTLYGKVDNDVLYSGLNIINPLVEVTTFDVKTQNYTMSAIHDEGSKAGDDAIRILTSDGLEVTIDLSVLFSVQPKDAPKILKEIGGDYLDKVVRPIARTAIRDNAVSYEAVALYSTKRQEFQNKIFSTINHSFAKRGLKLEQLLIRNVTLPESVRKTIESKINAEQDAQKMQFVLQKEKQEAERKRVEAQGIADYQHILSTGLSDKQLQYESIKAQKEIALSPNTKIIIMGNGKNPVILGSN, encoded by the coding sequence ATGTTTCTAATTATTTTAGGATTGCTGATCACAACCATCAGCTTCATTATTGCCAAAACTGATCAACAGATTGCAAAATTCAGCAAACTCATTCGTATTGCAGGTATCGTTCTCACTTTGCTCGGTGCCGCACTTTCTATGTTTAAAGTGGTAGACGCAGGGCAGGTAGGCGTAAAAACTTTATACGGAAAAGTAGATAATGATGTGCTTTACAGTGGCCTGAACATTATTAATCCCCTGGTAGAGGTCACTACTTTTGACGTTAAAACACAAAACTATACCATGTCTGCCATTCACGATGAAGGCAGCAAGGCGGGCGATGATGCCATCCGGATTTTAACTTCCGATGGATTGGAAGTCACGATTGATCTTTCCGTTTTATTCAGTGTTCAGCCCAAAGATGCACCAAAGATTCTAAAAGAAATCGGTGGGGATTACCTGGATAAAGTGGTCCGTCCGATCGCGAGAACAGCCATACGAGACAATGCTGTCTCGTATGAAGCGGTTGCCCTATACTCTACCAAACGCCAGGAATTTCAGAACAAGATCTTTTCTACCATCAACCATAGTTTTGCCAAAAGAGGGCTCAAACTGGAACAGTTGCTGATCAGAAATGTCACCTTACCTGAATCTGTCCGTAAAACGATTGAATCAAAGATCAATGCCGAACAGGACGCACAGAAAATGCAATTTGTATTACAGAAAGAAAAACAGGAAGCAGAACGGAAACGGGTAGAAGCCCAGGGTATCGCCGATTATCAGCATATCTTGTCTACCGGCCTTAGTGACAAACAACTCCAGTACGAATCTATAAAGGCACAAAAAGAGATCGCCCTATCTCCAAATACCAAGATCATCATTATGGGGAACGGAAAAAATCCTGTAATTTTAGGCTCAAACTAA
- a CDS encoding dihydrodipicolinate synthase family protein, which translates to MSINWNGVFPAVTTKFTDQDELDFNMFNINLEAQLAAGAGGIILGGSLGEASVLSDEEKFELLSHTLKVVNGRVPVLLNIAEPTTKKAVAAAKKAEQLGANGLMLLPPMRYYADPEETLAFFEAVALSTPLPIMIYNNPVDYKIEVTLDMFEVLSKHANIQAVKESTRDISNVTRMINRFGDRFKILTGVDPLAMESLVMGAHGWVAGLVDAFPKETVAIFRLIKQNRIPEALTIYRWFLPVLELDIHPKLVQYIKLAETATGIGTETVRAPRLAIKGTERERVLKVINDALANRPQLPEGSWGI; encoded by the coding sequence ATGAGTATCAATTGGAATGGGGTATTTCCCGCTGTGACGACAAAATTTACAGATCAGGATGAGTTGGATTTTAACATGTTTAACATTAACCTGGAGGCGCAATTGGCCGCAGGTGCGGGTGGAATTATCCTGGGTGGTTCTTTAGGAGAAGCGAGTGTATTGAGTGATGAAGAAAAGTTTGAATTGCTGTCGCATACTTTAAAGGTAGTGAACGGCAGAGTTCCCGTATTGTTGAACATCGCAGAACCGACCACCAAAAAGGCTGTTGCAGCAGCAAAAAAAGCAGAACAACTCGGTGCAAATGGCTTGATGCTGCTTCCTCCAATGCGCTATTATGCCGACCCGGAAGAAACACTGGCCTTTTTTGAAGCGGTTGCCCTGAGCACGCCACTACCGATCATGATTTACAACAACCCGGTGGATTATAAGATCGAAGTTACGCTGGATATGTTCGAGGTTTTATCGAAACATGCGAATATTCAGGCTGTAAAAGAATCAACAAGAGATATTTCCAATGTGACCAGGATGATCAATCGTTTTGGCGACAGGTTTAAGATCTTAACTGGTGTAGATCCTTTAGCGATGGAAAGCCTGGTGATGGGGGCCCATGGATGGGTAGCCGGACTGGTGGATGCCTTCCCAAAAGAGACCGTTGCTATTTTCAGACTGATAAAACAGAACCGTATTCCTGAAGCATTGACGATTTACCGTTGGTTCCTTCCCGTGTTGGAGCTGGATATACACCCTAAGCTGGTTCAGTACATCAAGCTTGCCGAGACAGCCACAGGAATAGGAACGGAAACCGTAAGGGCACCACGTTTGGCGATAAAAGGCACAGAAAGAGAAAGGGTGCTGAAGGTCATTAATGACGCATTGGCCAATCGTCCGCAATTGCCGGAAGGTAGCTGGGGAATCTAA
- a CDS encoding AraC family transcriptional regulator, protein MKVFPFTLFVPDDKSVISEHISQPYFYQYLHRHDEWQITWVQKGEGTLIAGNNMHSFSSGDVFLIGANLPHLFKSNPEYFAGDENKSISACSLYFNPSGILKALFDLPEMKLLNSFFKNNKHGFKIPQKWTEEISTQIFEVHQASGTHVLFNLVQLLNTLQGINEEVEVLCSEVYSSDISEDEGIRLSNIINFIMRNYNRQITLEDIANTAYMTPPAFCRYFKQHTGHTFVSFLNEVRVNDACKSLLAGTKTDGISGVAYKAGFNSITNFNRVFKSVTGQSPRAYIDAYHGLSRANLTARV, encoded by the coding sequence ATGAAAGTATTTCCATTTACATTGTTTGTACCAGACGATAAAAGTGTCATATCGGAACACATTTCCCAGCCTTACTTTTACCAGTACCTTCATCGTCATGATGAATGGCAGATTACCTGGGTTCAGAAAGGGGAGGGAACCTTAATTGCCGGAAATAACATGCATTCCTTTTCTTCAGGAGATGTTTTTCTAATAGGAGCCAACCTGCCTCATCTTTTCAAGTCGAATCCTGAGTACTTTGCTGGTGATGAAAATAAAAGCATTTCCGCCTGTTCCCTTTATTTTAATCCTTCGGGCATCCTGAAAGCCTTATTTGATTTACCAGAGATGAAACTGCTGAATTCCTTTTTTAAGAATAATAAGCATGGTTTTAAAATTCCGCAGAAATGGACTGAGGAGATTTCCACCCAGATCTTTGAAGTTCATCAAGCCTCGGGCACCCATGTCCTGTTTAATCTTGTTCAGCTGCTAAATACGCTTCAGGGAATAAATGAAGAGGTGGAAGTCCTTTGTTCCGAGGTTTATTCCTCAGATATTTCCGAAGACGAGGGGATCAGGTTGAGTAATATTATCAATTTTATTATGCGCAATTATAACCGGCAAATCACGCTGGAAGATATTGCAAATACCGCTTATATGACCCCACCGGCATTTTGCCGCTATTTTAAACAGCATACCGGACATACTTTTGTTTCCTTTTTGAATGAGGTGAGGGTAAATGATGCCTGCAAAAGTTTACTTGCAGGAACAAAGACAGACGGCATTTCCGGAGTCGCCTATAAGGCTGGATTTAATAGCATTACCAATTTTAACCGGGTATTTAAAAGCGTTACGGGACAATCACCCCGCGCTTATATTGATGCCTATCATGGCTTGAGCCGGGCCAATTTAACAGCACGGGTATAA
- a CDS encoding GNAT family N-acetyltransferase produces the protein MTNRIYLKKFSAYTDFSDYYLLVSNEQVMAMVTERGLSMEEATADFETILKKNEKYPDFGRFKIYDSATHQFIGLGKMDLNDNEADEAELGYLVLPEYWGKGYGTEIAEHLMALAESTPFLHKITAIIDPSNAGSRKILINLGFVSEQVAEMDGLPGEILGKKIKG, from the coding sequence ATGACAAACAGAATATACCTCAAAAAATTCTCTGCATATACTGATTTTTCAGACTATTACCTGCTCGTTTCCAATGAGCAGGTAATGGCTATGGTTACAGAAAGGGGGCTTTCCATGGAGGAAGCCACAGCAGATTTTGAAACCATCCTCAAAAAGAATGAGAAATACCCTGATTTCGGACGTTTCAAAATATACGACTCGGCTACCCATCAATTTATAGGTTTAGGAAAAATGGACCTGAACGATAACGAAGCTGATGAAGCGGAACTTGGTTATTTAGTATTGCCGGAATATTGGGGTAAAGGCTATGGAACTGAAATCGCAGAGCATTTAATGGCGCTTGCGGAATCGACTCCCTTTCTCCATAAGATTACCGCAATCATTGATCCCTCGAATGCTGGCTCAAGAAAGATTCTGATCAATCTGGGTTTTGTATCTGAGCAGGTTGCTGAAATGGATGGACTGCCGGGAGAAATATTGGGAAAGAAAATTAAAGGCTAA
- a CDS encoding aldehyde dehydrogenase (NADP(+)), with protein MNGTFYALNPATGKVLEGEFLKSGLREADEALRAAEQAFQNYKNINKDVKAAFLRCIADEIAALGDILINRAAEESGLPIGRLQGELGRTTGQLRLFAQLVEEGSWVDAIIDTAMPERQPLPRPDIRRMLVPLGPVVVFGASNFPLAFSVAGGDTASALASGCPVIVKAHPAHLGTSKLVASAVINAIRKSGLPEGLFSLLYDDGYEIGAYLVTHPKTKAVTFTGSLKGGMALVRLAQQRKQPIPVFAEMGSINPVVLLPEAIAEKATELAAKCAASITLGAGQFCTNPGLLIAVQSEELDQFKQELNRIISTTPSATMLTEGIFVNYEQRTQQALNAAEVSLLAESGLKNTDLQNQSVAKIAQVSAADFLKSDSLQEEIFGPYSLLVIAEDIRQMEEVLDALEGQLTVTLFSAENELSQYPELISKIQDKTGRMIRNGMPTGVEVCSAMQHGGPYPATNDSRFTSVGTTAIYRFVRPLAWQDWAPELLPDALKDGNPLGIYRLINQKRTNT; from the coding sequence ATGAATGGAACTTTTTATGCCTTAAATCCGGCTACGGGTAAAGTCCTGGAAGGAGAGTTTTTAAAATCCGGACTAAGGGAGGCCGATGAAGCGCTTCGCGCTGCTGAGCAGGCCTTTCAAAATTATAAAAACATTAATAAGGATGTCAAAGCGGCTTTTTTAAGGTGCATTGCAGATGAGATCGCTGCATTGGGCGATATCCTGATCAACAGGGCGGCTGAAGAAAGTGGTTTGCCGATAGGAAGATTACAGGGAGAGTTGGGCCGTACAACAGGGCAGTTAAGGTTATTCGCTCAGTTGGTGGAAGAGGGATCCTGGGTGGATGCCATCATAGACACCGCGATGCCGGAAAGACAACCACTTCCAAGACCGGATATCCGGCGTATGCTGGTTCCGCTGGGGCCAGTAGTAGTTTTTGGAGCAAGTAATTTTCCACTCGCATTTTCTGTTGCAGGAGGAGATACGGCTTCTGCGCTTGCTTCAGGTTGTCCGGTGATTGTAAAGGCACATCCTGCCCATTTGGGAACAAGCAAATTAGTAGCATCGGCAGTAATAAATGCTATCCGTAAATCCGGACTTCCTGAAGGACTCTTCTCTTTGCTCTATGACGATGGCTATGAAATAGGTGCCTATCTCGTAACGCATCCGAAAACTAAAGCGGTGACCTTTACCGGATCTCTTAAAGGAGGGATGGCACTGGTCAGACTGGCACAACAACGCAAACAACCTATCCCGGTATTTGCAGAAATGGGGAGCATCAATCCGGTGGTTTTATTGCCGGAGGCAATTGCAGAAAAAGCAACTGAGCTTGCCGCAAAATGTGCCGCATCGATTACCCTGGGAGCCGGGCAATTTTGCACCAATCCAGGTCTGTTAATCGCTGTGCAGTCTGAAGAACTGGACCAGTTTAAACAGGAGTTGAACCGCATCATCTCCACAACACCTTCCGCAACGATGCTGACTGAGGGAATCTTCGTCAACTATGAGCAACGGACTCAGCAAGCGTTGAATGCAGCTGAAGTCAGCTTATTGGCAGAATCAGGATTGAAGAACACGGACTTGCAAAATCAGTCTGTCGCTAAAATAGCTCAGGTTAGCGCTGCCGATTTTCTCAAATCGGATAGTCTTCAGGAAGAAATCTTTGGTCCTTATTCTTTACTGGTCATTGCGGAGGATATCCGGCAAATGGAAGAAGTACTGGATGCTTTGGAAGGACAGCTCACTGTAACGCTGTTCTCCGCTGAAAATGAGCTGAGCCAATACCCGGAACTGATCAGTAAGATACAAGATAAAACAGGCCGAATGATCAGGAATGGTATGCCTACAGGAGTAGAAGTCTGCAGCGCCATGCAACATGGCGGACCTTATCCGGCAACGAACGACAGCCGGTTTACCTCAGTAGGGACGACTGCAATTTATCGTTTTGTACGGCCCCTTGCCTGGCAGGATTGGGCACCGGAACTCTTGCCGGACGCATTAAAAGATGGTAATCCCCTGGGGATTTATAGATTGATCAACCAAAAACGAACCAACACATAA
- a CDS encoding AraC family transcriptional regulator: MYFTSLPDHTKPGFDEALHFSRFKKHNIIFNAESSASHCENHVGCLSFKTVLSGEEWYGINRQKLAVRPGQFLILNDDQNYSCRSDNGEKLRILSVFFKKEFASSVFRDALHTESFLLEEPLDNGTQTLEFFQTLNHITPELQLQLSGLLTALDEQGYEENMMDEYLVFLLHQLIRTHKSEFNRVGQVAALKSSTRTEIYKRLCVAKDILHSTYMEHTDLAHISSLACLSVPQLVKQFKAVFCITPHQYLIRVRLKHAADLLKLTDKPIHEITWMTGFENVSAFCRAFKSGYGIQPVSFRKMKV, from the coding sequence ATGTATTTTACCAGTCTGCCAGATCATACCAAGCCGGGATTCGATGAAGCATTACATTTCAGCAGATTCAAGAAGCACAACATCATTTTTAATGCAGAGAGCAGCGCAAGTCATTGCGAAAATCACGTAGGCTGCCTTTCTTTTAAAACAGTGCTGAGTGGGGAAGAATGGTATGGCATTAATCGCCAGAAACTTGCGGTTAGACCGGGACAATTTCTAATTTTAAACGATGACCAGAACTATTCCTGCAGGAGTGATAATGGCGAAAAGTTAAGGATCCTGTCGGTATTTTTTAAAAAGGAATTCGCTTCTTCTGTATTTCGTGATGCCTTGCATACGGAGTCATTTTTGTTAGAGGAACCCCTCGATAACGGAACACAAACGCTTGAGTTTTTTCAGACGTTAAACCACATCACACCTGAATTGCAATTGCAGTTATCAGGACTGTTGACTGCGCTTGATGAACAGGGTTATGAAGAGAACATGATGGATGAATATCTCGTTTTCTTATTACATCAGCTCATCCGGACGCATAAGTCAGAGTTCAATCGTGTAGGGCAGGTTGCGGCCCTTAAATCAAGTACAAGAACCGAGATTTACAAAAGGCTATGTGTTGCTAAAGATATCCTGCATTCTACTTATATGGAGCATACTGATTTGGCACATATCAGTAGTTTAGCCTGCTTGTCGGTCCCTCAGTTGGTCAAACAGTTTAAAGCTGTTTTTTGCATTACTCCCCACCAATACCTGATCCGTGTCCGCCTGAAACATGCAGCTGATTTATTAAAGCTTACGGATAAACCTATCCATGAAATTACCTGGATGACCGGTTTTGAAAATGTCAGTGCTTTTTGTCGCGCTTTCAAATCGGGTTATGGGATACAGCCTGTGAGCTTCAGGAAAATGAAGGTATAG
- a CDS encoding FAD-dependent oxidoreductase, whose product MSHVLIIGAGIVGLSSAYYLQKQGHQVTILDKGEVTDSCSFGNAGMIVPSHFVPLASPGMVQQGIRWMFNSKSPFYVRPSADLSLISWGLKFLKSANSGHVSRSAVPLRDLSLLSKQLFETLAKEPGFDFELKNKGILAFYKTEQVAEEEAHLAGKAKELGLDMGVLNAAECQLLQPELQLDVLGAVHYRCDGHLYPPKLMEALIQYLEQNGVNIVRGSEVSRIEQNGTKITKVFTGEKAWEADHYVLASGSWSPAIAKMMDIRVPLMPGKGYSFMEKEPGQRMTIPALLCEARVAITPMNGSIRYSGTMELDKINNRVNMQRVKGIVEAVPKYFSNLHPQLPAAEQVWFGFRPSSPDGLPYIGHSARLKNLVIATGHGMMGLSLGPATGALVSQLISGQKTEIEISAFSPSRF is encoded by the coding sequence ATGTCGCATGTTTTAATTATAGGAGCTGGGATTGTCGGATTGAGTTCTGCCTATTACCTCCAAAAGCAAGGTCACCAGGTCACGATTTTAGATAAAGGAGAAGTCACCGATAGCTGTTCTTTTGGAAACGCAGGGATGATTGTACCGAGTCATTTTGTACCCCTTGCTTCGCCGGGGATGGTTCAACAGGGAATCCGCTGGATGTTCAACAGTAAGAGTCCGTTTTATGTACGGCCGTCAGCAGACCTGAGCCTGATCAGTTGGGGACTGAAGTTCCTGAAATCTGCAAATTCCGGGCATGTATCCCGTTCGGCAGTGCCTTTAAGGGATTTATCCCTACTCAGTAAGCAGCTGTTTGAAACGCTCGCGAAGGAGCCAGGCTTTGATTTTGAATTGAAAAACAAAGGGATACTTGCTTTCTATAAAACGGAACAGGTGGCAGAAGAGGAAGCCCATCTTGCCGGAAAAGCAAAAGAGCTGGGACTGGATATGGGGGTGTTAAATGCTGCAGAATGTCAGCTGCTTCAGCCGGAGCTTCAACTGGATGTGCTTGGCGCAGTGCATTATCGCTGCGACGGACATTTGTATCCGCCAAAACTAATGGAGGCTTTGATTCAGTACCTGGAGCAAAATGGGGTCAATATTGTACGAGGTTCGGAAGTGAGCAGAATCGAACAAAACGGAACGAAAATAACAAAAGTATTTACCGGAGAGAAAGCCTGGGAAGCAGATCATTATGTGTTGGCTTCCGGCTCCTGGTCGCCGGCCATTGCAAAAATGATGGACATCCGTGTGCCACTGATGCCGGGAAAAGGTTATTCTTTTATGGAAAAAGAACCTGGACAACGGATGACAATTCCAGCTTTACTTTGTGAAGCAAGAGTAGCGATCACGCCGATGAACGGATCAATCAGGTATAGCGGAACAATGGAGCTGGATAAAATCAACAATCGTGTCAATATGCAAAGAGTAAAAGGGATTGTGGAGGCAGTACCGAAGTATTTCAGTAACCTGCATCCGCAGCTTCCTGCTGCTGAGCAAGTCTGGTTTGGTTTCAGACCTTCGTCACCTGATGGTTTGCCTTATATCGGGCATAGTGCCAGATTGAAAAATTTAGTTATCGCTACAGGACATGGAATGATGGGATTAAGCCTGGGCCCGGCAACAGGTGCCTTGGTTAGCCAACTCATTTCTGGTCAAAAAACAGAGATAGAAATCAGCGCTTTTTCTCCTTCGAGGTTTTAA
- a CDS encoding alpha/beta hydrolase, translating to MKKAIFVLVVASFFKLSYGQEKTIPLYEGMIPNSKIAPAEYVEHIDSSGLTRNLSNPSITPYLPEKGTATGTAVIICPGGGYLVLPTMENTLATVKAFNKMGVTVFVLRYRMPNDKVMIDKTIGPLQDLQRAILIVRKRATEWGINPNKIGVAGFSAGGHLATTLGTHQGWTVIDNKENISLRPDFMVLVYPVILFDPKIPSGVRERLIGMTPSKELLDRFSNEKHVSPDTPPTFLVHTADDDTVPVKNSLNFFDALLKAKVKASMHIFQAGEHGFGLDNPGNKDKWIDMCQHWMEENGF from the coding sequence TTGAAAAAAGCAATCTTCGTTTTAGTGGTGGCCTCATTTTTTAAGCTCTCCTACGGCCAGGAGAAGACCATTCCTTTGTACGAGGGGATGATTCCCAATTCAAAAATAGCTCCGGCAGAGTATGTGGAACATATCGATAGTTCTGGTCTGACCCGTAATTTAAGCAACCCAAGTATCACGCCTTATTTACCGGAAAAAGGAACAGCGACCGGAACTGCCGTAATTATTTGTCCGGGTGGTGGTTATCTGGTTTTGCCAACCATGGAGAACACTTTGGCTACGGTAAAGGCCTTTAATAAAATGGGAGTGACTGTTTTTGTTTTAAGATACCGGATGCCAAATGATAAGGTGATGATCGATAAAACCATTGGGCCATTACAGGATCTGCAAAGGGCGATACTCATCGTTCGTAAAAGGGCAACAGAATGGGGGATAAACCCGAATAAAATTGGTGTTGCGGGATTCTCTGCGGGGGGGCACCTCGCGACTACGCTGGGAACACATCAGGGTTGGACAGTGATAGATAACAAAGAAAATATTAGTCTGAGACCTGATTTTATGGTCCTGGTTTATCCGGTGATTCTTTTTGATCCAAAAATACCAAGTGGGGTGAGGGAACGATTAATCGGGATGACGCCGTCTAAAGAATTGTTAGATCGCTTTAGTAATGAAAAACATGTAAGCCCTGATACGCCACCGACATTCCTGGTTCATACAGCAGACGACGATACGGTACCGGTTAAAAACAGCCTTAATTTTTTTGATGCCTTATTGAAAGCCAAAGTTAAAGCAAGCATGCATATTTTTCAGGCTGGCGAACATGGGTTTGGACTAGACAACCCTGGTAACAAGGATAAATGGATAGACATGTGCCAGCATTGGATGGAGGAAAATGGGTTCTGA
- a CDS encoding aspartate kinase has translation MLTVEKIGGTSMSALQEVIKNIILFERTGEQLYNRIFVVSAFSGVTDLLLENKKTGAPGVYHRIAKQQDFHRPLKDLIIKLKTINKRYVDLGLDLAVADRFIENHVKEAQTYLENLANILASGYVSREGILQAAREILASIGESHSAFNFTNILQNMGINTRLVDLSGFGDHRPFTIDQRIKHAFKNIDFEQTICITTGYAKGTEGIMREFDRGYSEVTFSKIAEFLKPQEAIIHKEYHLSTADPALVGIENCIPVGYTNYDIADQLADVGMEAIHPKASKPLEVSGIHLRIKNTFEPSHPGTLITREFICEHKRVEVITGTDKLMMIDVYDPSMVGNVGSDLQIMQTFFDYNVSYTFKSTSANSISIVIWARDFNKKLISKLEEDFEKVTVENVAMVCLLGTNMDQPGLLAKSAYALTEDGINIKSAGFALRKVNIQFLIATEHFKRAIIALNKAMG, from the coding sequence ATGTTAACAGTAGAAAAAATAGGCGGCACTTCAATGAGTGCCTTACAGGAAGTCATAAAAAATATCATATTATTTGAACGTACCGGTGAACAATTATATAACAGGATATTCGTAGTCTCTGCATTCTCAGGGGTTACGGATCTCCTGTTGGAGAACAAGAAAACCGGGGCTCCGGGTGTTTACCACCGTATTGCAAAACAACAGGATTTTCATCGTCCTTTAAAGGACCTGATCATTAAGTTAAAAACCATCAATAAAAGATATGTAGACTTAGGTCTTGACCTTGCCGTTGCTGATCGTTTTATTGAAAACCACGTTAAAGAAGCGCAGACCTACCTGGAAAATCTGGCCAATATCCTAGCCTCAGGTTATGTGAGCCGAGAGGGCATCCTTCAGGCAGCCCGTGAAATTCTTGCTTCGATCGGAGAAAGCCATTCGGCATTCAATTTCACCAATATCCTGCAGAACATGGGCATCAATACCCGCCTGGTTGACCTGAGTGGATTTGGTGATCACCGTCCTTTTACGATTGACCAACGTATCAAACATGCTTTCAAAAACATTGATTTTGAACAGACCATTTGCATTACAACCGGTTATGCGAAGGGTACGGAAGGAATCATGAGAGAGTTTGACCGTGGTTATTCTGAAGTTACTTTCAGTAAGATTGCGGAATTCTTAAAGCCTCAGGAAGCGATTATCCATAAGGAATACCACCTCTCTACTGCTGATCCGGCATTGGTAGGTATAGAAAACTGTATTCCTGTAGGCTATACCAATTACGACATCGCCGATCAACTGGCGGATGTAGGTATGGAAGCCATCCATCCTAAGGCCTCAAAACCGCTGGAAGTAAGTGGCATTCACCTGAGGATTAAAAACACTTTTGAACCTTCACATCCGGGAACATTGATTACCCGTGAGTTTATATGTGAACACAAACGTGTGGAAGTCATCACAGGAACGGATAAACTGATGATGATCGATGTATATGACCCTTCGATGGTAGGAAATGTAGGAAGTGACCTCCAGATCATGCAGACCTTTTTCGACTATAACGTAAGTTATACCTTTAAATCAACGAGTGCAAATAGCATTTCTATCGTCATCTGGGCACGCGATTTCAATAAAAAACTCATTAGTAAATTGGAAGAGGATTTCGAGAAAGTGACCGTAGAAAATGTAGCAATGGTTTGCTTGCTGGGCACGAATATGGATCAGCCGGGCTTATTGGCAAAAAGTGCCTATGCCCTTACTGAAGATGGAATCAATATTAAAAGTGCAGGCTTTGCGCTAAGAAAAGTGAACATCCAATTCTTAATTGCTACGGAGCACTTCAAAAGAGCGATCATTGCATTAAATAAAGCTATGGGCTAA
- a CDS encoding 4-hydroxyproline epimerase produces MSSKTFFCVDAHTCGNPVRLVAGGGPQLRGANMSEKRQHFLREYDWIRTGLMFEPRGHDMMSGSILYPPHDPENDVAVLFIETSGCLPMCGHGTIGTITIAIEEGLISPRIPGIVRMEAPAGLVLIEYQQEGKKVTAVKLRNVPAYLAASDLEVECPDLGKLSFDVAYGGNFYAIVDPQRNFSGVQDYTASQLISWSQVIRKRINEQHTFVHPLDETINGCSHILWAGDPLDPTSTARNAVFYGDKAIDRSPCGTGTSARMAQWHAKGKLLPGQPFIHESFIGSKFTGKVEEELKLADFDAIIPSVEGWAKVYGYNTIKIDDDDPYAHGFQVI; encoded by the coding sequence ATGTCAAGTAAAACCTTCTTTTGTGTAGATGCACATACCTGTGGAAATCCGGTAAGATTAGTAGCCGGGGGCGGCCCCCAGCTTAGAGGAGCCAATATGAGTGAAAAGAGACAACATTTTCTACGGGAATACGACTGGATCCGTACGGGTTTAATGTTCGAACCCAGGGGCCATGATATGATGTCGGGAAGTATTCTTTATCCGCCACATGATCCGGAAAATGATGTGGCTGTACTGTTCATCGAAACAAGTGGTTGTTTGCCGATGTGTGGCCATGGAACGATCGGGACGATTACCATTGCCATAGAAGAAGGCTTGATCAGCCCGCGTATTCCAGGGATCGTAAGAATGGAAGCTCCGGCAGGCTTGGTCTTGATTGAATATCAGCAGGAAGGAAAAAAAGTGACCGCCGTAAAACTGCGCAATGTTCCGGCTTACCTTGCTGCATCAGACCTTGAGGTAGAATGTCCGGACCTTGGAAAGCTTAGTTTTGATGTGGCTTACGGAGGTAATTTCTATGCAATTGTGGACCCGCAACGCAACTTTTCGGGAGTACAGGATTATACTGCGTCGCAATTGATCAGCTGGAGTCAGGTGATCCGAAAACGCATTAATGAACAACATACGTTTGTCCACCCGCTGGATGAAACGATCAACGGTTGCAGCCATATCCTTTGGGCCGGAGATCCTTTGGATCCAACATCAACCGCACGCAATGCTGTTTTTTATGGAGACAAGGCGATAGACCGTTCTCCTTGCGGAACGGGAACCTCTGCACGTATGGCCCAATGGCATGCAAAAGGCAAGTTGTTACCCGGACAGCCCTTTATTCACGAAAGTTTTATCGGGAGCAAATTTACCGGTAAGGTGGAGGAGGAGCTGAAGTTGGCAGACTTTGATGCGATTATTCCAAGTGTGGAAGGCTGGGCGAAAGTGTATGGATACAACACCATCAAGATCGATGATGATGATCCATATGCCCATGGATTTCAAGTGATTTAA